The Nitrospirota bacterium genome includes a region encoding these proteins:
- a CDS encoding outer membrane beta-barrel protein: MSKKYLLLPVIIFLLIPRILYSFDYYALGCRPAEEAKKKKQAITEETPAQIPLQPAEKVIPPTPDKTKKVSRCEIKKYRQAGIFKTRKEAERYAEKLRKSGCNTIVRIGFTKSKKKIYRVYAKKSVSKTKMVISSAKPPVAKETTVSNVPVKEESHPRDIAPTETVSKYVSSVETPEKESVSIATLPAEQEKTVQPIKPKDETQYKTVAEKKPLEEMPIGREKPSWDIFGRRSGYLHPFISITEYYTDNVFNTNDAEENDFVTIISPGIWISIPHIYDKLLKIETSNISPGGYTLSRYKPEYFRRYQTYIFYNADIEEFSEFTDEDTVNHRFEGFFQYNLKGGLSFEVVDQYLDSHDVRGTGISQELDTFKTNLFHGIGVYDISERFRLRFDYSLFSVNYDEERNDFRDRNDNSIYGYVFYKFQPKTALFIEYEYLDIDYKKEQTSSSIEQHYFAGIQWDATAKSKGSIKVGYGVKEFSFDNEEDSDFILEIQIDYKFTPKTSLLLRALRRTTETNIATTDFILSNTFEAEYIQKVTGKITADIKLVYENDNYNGLLTFAGETKEREDNYFSGMFSIQYDFREWLKTAIGFIHTRRDSNFSSFDYKTNSIFFRITAAL; this comes from the coding sequence ATGAGCAAAAAATACTTACTGTTACCAGTAATTATTTTTCTTCTCATACCACGTATTTTATATTCATTTGATTATTATGCCCTTGGCTGCAGACCTGCTGAAGAGGCTAAAAAAAAGAAGCAAGCAATAACGGAAGAAACACCAGCACAAATCCCTCTGCAGCCAGCTGAAAAAGTTATACCCCCTACTCCTGATAAAACAAAAAAGGTCTCTCGATGCGAAATCAAGAAATATAGACAAGCTGGTATTTTCAAGACAAGAAAGGAAGCTGAAAGGTATGCAGAAAAATTAAGAAAAAGCGGTTGCAATACGATTGTCCGAATTGGCTTCACAAAAAGTAAAAAAAAGATATACAGGGTTTACGCAAAAAAATCTGTTTCTAAAACGAAAATGGTAATTTCATCTGCAAAACCACCTGTCGCAAAGGAAACCACAGTTTCTAATGTTCCTGTAAAAGAGGAAAGTCATCCCAGAGATATTGCCCCAACAGAAACAGTTTCGAAATATGTCAGTTCAGTAGAAACTCCCGAAAAGGAATCAGTTTCCATAGCAACGCTTCCTGCTGAACAGGAAAAGACCGTTCAACCGATTAAGCCAAAAGATGAAACACAATATAAGACCGTAGCAGAGAAGAAACCTCTTGAAGAAATGCCCATTGGAAGGGAAAAACCTTCATGGGATATCTTTGGCAGAAGAAGCGGCTATTTACATCCTTTTATTTCCATCACTGAATACTATACAGACAATGTCTTTAATACAAATGATGCTGAAGAAAACGATTTTGTGACCATAATTTCTCCAGGGATATGGATATCAATACCTCATATTTATGACAAGTTACTAAAGATAGAGACCTCTAATATATCACCTGGTGGCTATACACTTAGTAGGTATAAACCAGAGTATTTCAGGCGTTATCAAACATATATTTTTTATAATGCGGATATCGAGGAATTTTCAGAGTTCACTGATGAAGACACTGTAAATCACAGGTTTGAGGGATTTTTTCAATATAATTTAAAGGGTGGTCTTTCTTTCGAGGTTGTTGATCAGTATTTAGATTCACACGATGTTAGAGGCACGGGTATTTCTCAGGAACTGGATACATTCAAGACAAATCTATTCCATGGAATAGGGGTATATGATATAAGTGAAAGATTCAGGCTGCGATTTGATTATTCTCTTTTCTCTGTCAACTATGATGAAGAAAGAAATGATTTTAGAGATCGTAACGACAACTCCATCTATGGATATGTTTTCTATAAATTTCAACCTAAAACAGCACTATTTATAGAATATGAATATCTTGATATTGATTATAAAAAAGAACAGACGTCAAGCAGTATAGAACAACACTATTTTGCAGGTATCCAATGGGATGCAACTGCTAAATCAAAGGGAAGTATAAAGGTTGGATATGGTGTAAAAGAATTTTCGTTTGATAACGAAGAAGATAGTGACTTTATTCTTGAAATTCAGATTGATTACAAATTCACTCCCAAGACTTCCCTCCTTCTTCGGGCATTGAGAAGAACAACCGAAACGAATATTGCAACAACGGATTTTATTCTTTCTAATACATTTGAAGCTGAATATATTCAAAAGGTTACAGGAAAAATTACAGCTGATATAAAACTTGTTTATGAAAATGACAATTACAACGGGCTTTTGACTTTTGCAGGTGAAACAAAAGAAAGAGAAGATAATTATTTTTCGGGAATGTTTTCAATTCAATATGATTTCAGGGAATGGCTGAAAACCGCTATCGGATTTATTCATACAAGAAGGGATTCAAATTTCTCTTCTTTCGATTATAAGACCAATTCAATTTTTTTCAGAATCACAGCTGCCTTATAA
- a CDS encoding SLBB domain-containing protein: protein MKKYHFVIIFMGVLILSNPFHSYCQDYIIGEGDVLKITVYDHDDLTTVTRVSGEGTIIFPLIGKIEVKGLTLIQIAEKISKLLADGYIINPQVNIFIQEFRSKKAFIMGEVNKPGLYVLPGQTTFLALLSEAGGLTKDAGDKAIIKRKTNPDSSAENIITVDLKMLIEKGDTSLDIPIMDSDSVYITKAGVFYVTGEVKKPDAYKFEEDTTVIKAITMAGGFTDKASKSRVKIIRKSEGKEKVIEKASMDEPVLPDDVIVVPESFF, encoded by the coding sequence ATGAAAAAATATCACTTTGTGATAATCTTTATGGGTGTTCTCATTTTATCAAATCCCTTTCATTCGTATTGTCAGGATTATATTATAGGTGAAGGAGATGTCCTCAAAATAACCGTTTATGACCATGATGATCTGACAACTGTAACACGGGTAAGTGGTGAAGGAACAATTATATTTCCATTAATTGGTAAAATTGAGGTCAAAGGCTTAACTCTCATCCAGATAGCTGAAAAAATATCAAAACTTCTTGCAGATGGATATATCATAAATCCACAGGTTAATATTTTTATCCAGGAATTCAGAAGTAAAAAGGCATTTATTATGGGAGAAGTCAACAAACCCGGGCTTTATGTCCTTCCTGGACAAACCACATTTCTTGCGCTACTATCTGAGGCAGGTGGATTGACAAAAGATGCGGGTGATAAGGCTATTATAAAAAGAAAAACAAATCCCGACAGTTCAGCTGAAAATATTATCACAGTTGATCTAAAAATGCTTATAGAAAAAGGAGATACTTCGCTCGATATCCCCATCATGGACTCCGATAGTGTATACATTACAAAGGCCGGGGTTTTTTATGTGACAGGTGAGGTAAAAAAACCTGATGCATACAAGTTCGAGGAAGATACAACTGTTATAAAAGCAATAACTATGGCAGGTGGATTTACCGATAAAGCTTCAAAAAGTAGGGTGAAGATTATCCGAAAATCAGAAGGGAAGGAAAAGGTAATAGAAAAGGCGAGTATGGATGAACCTGTTTTACCCGATGACGTGATAGTAGTTCCAGAGAGTTTCTTTTAA
- a CDS encoding polysaccharide biosynthesis tyrosine autokinase — protein sequence MEEKEIHLRDYLKVIYKRRYTVYTFFIIVCVVVIIGTLSSTPLYKATTKVLIEKVEPYNLSMMYPYYMPYDPEFYETQYQLIKSKSVAEKVVKMLSLENTYEKYFKDAKKIFSDDQKTSRTEILTNIISSGIIVTPVKNSKIVNISFLSTNPDFAEIVANTVAQAYIDEILEMRMNASRYSLEWMTKKAEEEKIKLEKSEQALQDYMKANNIVTLQDKIAITPEKLSEFNAQLIKAETKRKEIESLYYKVMNLSPDLKDAETIPAIASDNTIQSLRSQILKAEQNIEDLSKKYGQKHPSMIRAQEELKILEQKKEQEIKRVIGTIKNEYELARANEANLQRMLSNTKAEALDLNEKFIRYGVLTREVETNRQLYDALIKRIKEQSVTEEIRDVNVWVVEKGEKPVTPVKPRKTLNILLGILVGLFGGVGIAFFFEYLDNTIKTPEDVEAKLGVPVLGTIPLLGEKDDNITDIILKEPQSIYAESYKTIRTSIFLSSSDKPPQNILIVSTGPEEGKTVTSVNLAVTIARSGHSVLLVDADLRKPRIHSIFGLNNLSGLSTYLAGATPDINTLYKRPLSNFCVISSGPIPPNPSELLGSKRMQDFIRIVNTEFEVIIWDSPPLMTVSDTLILSRITDGTIIVARAGKTTYDIVRKGLNLLQGRRENDIHSHVLGIVINAFDIKKADYYHKLYNYYTSDKKEINV from the coding sequence ATGGAAGAAAAAGAGATTCATTTAAGAGATTATCTGAAAGTTATTTATAAGAGAAGGTATACTGTTTATACCTTTTTCATCATAGTATGTGTTGTTGTAATCATTGGTACTCTGTCATCTACTCCGCTTTATAAAGCAACTACAAAAGTTCTTATTGAAAAAGTTGAGCCTTATAATCTATCAATGATGTATCCATATTATATGCCTTATGATCCAGAGTTCTATGAAACCCAGTACCAATTAATAAAAAGTAAGTCTGTAGCTGAAAAAGTAGTCAAGATGCTTTCACTCGAAAATACTTATGAGAAGTATTTCAAGGATGCAAAGAAAATATTTTCTGATGATCAAAAAACTTCAAGGACAGAAATTTTAACCAATATAATAAGCAGTGGAATCATTGTTACTCCTGTAAAGAACAGTAAGATAGTAAATATCAGCTTCCTGTCAACGAATCCTGATTTTGCTGAAATTGTTGCTAATACAGTTGCACAGGCATATATTGATGAGATTCTCGAGATGCGGATGAATGCTTCTCGATACTCTCTGGAATGGATGACCAAGAAGGCAGAGGAGGAAAAAATAAAGCTCGAAAAATCGGAGCAAGCTTTACAGGATTATATGAAGGCAAACAATATTGTTACCCTACAGGATAAGATTGCTATAACTCCTGAGAAACTTTCAGAATTTAATGCCCAATTAATCAAGGCAGAGACAAAAAGAAAAGAAATAGAATCGCTTTATTATAAAGTAATGAATTTATCACCTGATTTAAAAGATGCTGAAACAATACCTGCAATCGCATCTGACAATACAATTCAGTCACTGCGCAGTCAGATTCTGAAGGCAGAACAGAATATTGAAGACCTTTCAAAAAAATATGGACAAAAGCATCCTTCCATGATACGGGCACAAGAAGAATTAAAAATACTTGAGCAAAAGAAGGAACAGGAGATTAAAAGGGTCATAGGCACTATAAAAAATGAATACGAATTAGCCAGGGCAAACGAGGCAAATCTTCAAAGAATGCTTTCAAATACAAAAGCTGAAGCCCTTGATCTCAACGAAAAGTTTATAAGGTATGGAGTCCTGACAAGAGAGGTTGAGACAAACAGACAGCTCTATGATGCACTCATTAAAAGAATTAAAGAGCAGAGTGTTACCGAAGAGATACGAGATGTTAATGTGTGGGTTGTTGAAAAGGGAGAGAAACCTGTAACTCCTGTAAAACCGAGAAAAACTCTCAATATACTTTTAGGAATACTGGTAGGTCTTTTCGGTGGTGTTGGAATAGCATTCTTTTTTGAGTATCTTGATAATACCATCAAAACACCTGAAGATGTTGAAGCAAAATTGGGGGTCCCAGTTCTTGGCACAATCCCTCTCTTAGGAGAAAAAGATGATAATATTACAGACATAATCCTGAAAGAACCCCAATCAATTTATGCAGAGAGTTATAAAACTATCCGCACATCCATTTTTCTTTCGTCTTCTGATAAACCACCGCAAAATATACTGATCGTCAGCACAGGGCCAGAGGAAGGGAAGACCGTCACATCTGTGAACCTTGCGGTAACTATTGCAAGGTCTGGACATTCTGTTTTACTCGTTGATGCTGATTTAAGAAAACCTCGCATCCATTCAATCTTTGGATTAAATAATTTAAGTGGATTGAGTACTTATCTTGCAGGAGCTACCCCTGACATAAATACTTTATACAAGAGACCTCTTTCAAATTTTTGTGTTATCTCTTCAGGTCCGATTCCGCCAAATCCTTCCGAACTCCTTGGTTCTAAAAGAATGCAAGATTTTATAAGAATTGTAAATACAGAATTCGAAGTCATCATCTGGGATTCACCACCTCTAATGACTGTCTCAGACACTCTTATTTTAAGCAGGATCACCGATGGAACTATAATTGTAGCAAGAGCTGGCAAGACAACCTACGATATTGTGAGAAAAGGGTTAAATTTACTTCAGGGAAGACGGGAAAATGATATTCACTCTCATGTGCTCGGGATTGTTATCAATGCATTTGATATTAAAAAGGCTGATTATTATCATAAGCTTTATAACTACTACACATCAGATAAAAAAGAAATAAATGTATAA
- a CDS encoding O-antigen ligase family protein has protein sequence MNIDRLESVIFHIYLFLIIFSPIAFGTVEPWSLGIMVSLTILALILHLYRCKIENNRFLYSIPGIIPLIIFLAYIFFQVIPLPSDIIRFISPETYNIYKDTVFAYNPDTWISFSINKKSTLMEFFRILSYASFYILSIQLLSKKETLRKTVSIVIIFISVLSFFAILQHLISNEKIFWFRKLTQGGTPFGPYVNRNHYAGLMEMIFPIVVSMLLFYKPYIPEKSFREKINEIFSLQKTNIYMLLGFSSILIATSIFLTLSRSGIVSLCLSMIFFGLLFISKGVSRRRAIIIIILSILIILSVGWFGWEPIFERFEKIRNQQGNIADLRLKIWEDSRNIIRDFPITGTGLGSFISIYQKYRTIPGDKIVDHAHNDYVEIFADGGLIAVLLCFWFLVIIFYKSYRVFRRRREVYSIYLFIGSISGIIALLMHSVTDFNLYIGANGLYFFLLCSFVISAGHTRLREGFNSTYLKKIRIPPNFLIIALGVVLVASFLFYAGTIIGKYYFSSIEKENLQNEKSIENLQQMSKKAYKASFFDPLNSRYHYAIANIEKLLKNNPAAMHHYSISVKLNPVNGEFLQRYGLLLSEINMSAAETLLRSGIKYEAYNPDRQKRYAVWLLSTGRKQDGMKIIKKALSMEPEKTREYITLLILHGLNDNEIFNILPDKVEPNLMFADYLYKTGKQDAAEKAYLHSIELIKKQDNIKSSYFYPVYNYYIKSGRYEDALKILNIAVEELPHDIRLKIAKGDVLEKIGLFDRAIEEYKKALDISPENKEAQKKLKNILSREQKN, from the coding sequence ATGAATATAGATAGACTTGAATCAGTCATTTTTCATATCTATCTTTTCCTCATAATTTTTTCTCCCATTGCTTTTGGAACTGTAGAGCCCTGGTCATTGGGGATAATGGTTTCTTTAACCATCCTTGCACTGATTTTACATCTTTATAGATGTAAGATAGAAAATAACAGATTTCTCTATAGTATACCCGGCATAATACCTTTGATAATATTTTTAGCCTATATTTTTTTTCAGGTTATACCTTTGCCTTCTGACATTATAAGATTCATCTCCCCTGAAACCTATAATATCTACAAAGATACAGTCTTTGCATACAATCCTGACACATGGATCTCCTTTTCTATCAATAAAAAATCCACTTTAATGGAATTTTTCCGAATCTTATCATATGCATCTTTCTATATTCTCAGTATTCAGCTCCTTTCAAAAAAAGAAACATTAAGAAAAACAGTCTCTATAGTAATTATTTTTATCTCAGTGCTCTCTTTCTTTGCTATACTTCAGCACCTTATTTCAAATGAAAAAATCTTTTGGTTCCGGAAATTGACACAGGGTGGAACTCCCTTTGGCCCATATGTAAACCGAAATCATTATGCAGGACTTATGGAAATGATATTTCCAATAGTTGTCAGCATGTTACTTTTTTATAAACCATATATACCTGAAAAATCATTTCGCGAGAAAATCAATGAGATATTCAGTTTGCAGAAAACAAACATATATATGCTATTAGGTTTTTCTTCGATCCTTATCGCTACATCCATTTTTTTGACTCTTTCAAGAAGTGGAATCGTAAGCCTCTGCTTGTCAATGATATTCTTTGGCTTATTATTTATTTCAAAGGGTGTTAGCAGACGGAGAGCAATTATAATAATCATCCTCTCCATTCTTATCATTCTTTCAGTTGGATGGTTCGGATGGGAACCGATATTCGAGAGATTCGAGAAGATTCGAAACCAGCAGGGTAATATAGCAGATCTCAGATTAAAAATCTGGGAAGATAGCAGAAACATTATAAGAGATTTCCCCATAACAGGAACAGGTTTAGGAAGCTTTATCTCTATTTATCAGAAATATCGAACAATACCAGGGGATAAAATTGTTGATCATGCTCATAATGATTATGTAGAAATTTTTGCTGATGGGGGATTGATAGCAGTCTTATTATGTTTCTGGTTTCTTGTCATCATTTTCTATAAATCATATAGAGTTTTCCGGAGAAGACGTGAAGTCTACTCAATATACCTATTTATCGGTAGTATTTCAGGAATCATTGCCCTGCTGATGCATAGTGTTACAGATTTTAATCTCTATATCGGGGCAAATGGGTTATACTTTTTCCTCCTGTGCAGCTTTGTTATATCAGCAGGTCATACCAGATTGAGAGAGGGATTTAATAGCACATATCTGAAAAAAATAAGGATACCACCGAATTTCTTAATTATAGCATTGGGTGTTGTTCTCGTTGCGAGTTTTCTCTTTTATGCTGGAACAATTATTGGAAAATATTATTTTTCATCAATAGAAAAAGAGAATTTACAAAATGAAAAATCAATTGAGAATCTCCAACAAATGAGCAAAAAAGCTTATAAAGCATCATTTTTTGACCCTCTAAATAGTAGATATCATTATGCTATCGCTAATATAGAAAAACTTTTAAAAAATAATCCTGCTGCAATGCACCATTATAGCATCTCAGTAAAATTAAATCCTGTCAATGGTGAATTCCTGCAGAGATATGGACTTCTTCTCTCAGAAATCAATATGTCTGCTGCTGAAACACTTCTTCGTTCAGGAATCAAGTATGAAGCTTATAATCCAGATAGGCAAAAAAGATACGCAGTATGGCTCCTGTCAACTGGACGAAAACAAGACGGAATGAAAATTATTAAAAAGGCCTTATCTATGGAACCAGAAAAAACGAGGGAATATATAACTCTTCTGATACTTCATGGACTAAATGATAATGAAATATTTAATATACTACCAGATAAAGTTGAACCGAATCTTATGTTTGCAGACTATCTTTATAAAACAGGCAAGCAAGATGCTGCTGAGAAAGCATATCTTCATTCCATCGAATTAATAAAAAAACAAGACAATATTAAATCTTCATATTTCTATCCAGTTTATAACTACTATATAAAATCAGGACGTTATGAAGATGCTCTAAAAATCTTAAACATTGCGGTAGAAGAACTGCCCCATGATATTCGGCTGAAGATAGCAAAAGGCGATGTATTAGAAAAGATCGGTCTCTTCGACAGAGCAATTGAAGAATATAAAAAGGCTTTAGATATTAGTCCTGAAAACAAGGAAGCCCAAAAAAAACTAAAAAATATTTTATCAAGGGAGCAAAAAAATTGA
- a CDS encoding 3',5'-cyclic-nucleotide phosphodiesterase, with product MKIRVIGCSGSEFPGHNTPAFLLNSEILLDAGSFTSVLNEREQMKIKHVFITHAHFDHIRGIPFFTDNIIVGKKKRNITIYSIQPVIKIIKRHLFNSAVWPDFTLIPDSDNAILNFMKMKTGKSLEINSYKITPYKVKHAVPAVGYLVEDRRGKCLFYTGDTGPTSDTWRKLGTRKIHCLIIDVSFPDSMQKIALTTGHLTPSLLNKELFKFRNKPEKICITHIKPQYYSVIKRELETLRIKNLKILHEGETLIL from the coding sequence ATGAAGATTAGGGTTATTGGCTGTTCAGGTTCTGAGTTCCCGGGGCATAATACCCCTGCTTTTCTTCTTAACAGCGAGATTTTGCTTGATGCTGGAAGTTTTACGTCTGTTCTTAATGAAAGAGAACAGATGAAAATAAAGCATGTCTTTATTACACATGCTCACTTTGACCACATACGTGGTATTCCTTTTTTTACTGATAACATAATCGTCGGTAAAAAGAAACGCAACATTACGATATACAGCATCCAGCCTGTCATCAAAATAATCAAAAGACATCTCTTTAACAGCGCTGTATGGCCTGATTTTACATTGATTCCTGATTCTGACAACGCGATTTTAAACTTCATGAAGATGAAAACAGGTAAATCTCTGGAGATTAACAGTTATAAAATAACCCCCTACAAGGTTAAACATGCTGTTCCTGCAGTTGGATATCTTGTCGAAGATAGAAGAGGAAAATGTTTGTTTTATACTGGAGATACTGGACCAACAAGTGATACATGGCGCAAGCTTGGAACAAGGAAAATACATTGTCTTATCATAGATGTCTCCTTCCCTGATAGCATGCAGAAAATTGCACTCACAACAGGACATCTTACTCCAAGCCTATTAAATAAAGAACTATTCAAATTCCGAAATAAACCAGAAAAGATATGCATCACCCATATAAAACCTCAATATTACAGTGTCATAAAAAGAGAACT